The DNA window ATGCAATCGAGTTTCCGCATCTGCTCCCATGAGGACGGCTACCTGCTGGCCATGGCCCGTGAACTGCTCGCTCCCCAACTGAGTGACCTGGGGAAATACGCCGTTTTCTCCAAGTGCAAGCTGAGTGACGAAAGCGAGTATTGGACACGCCACGGCCTGTTCGCCTGCGAAGCGCAACTTGCTGCATTGGACCTGACCAGCCCTGGCGTGGCCAACCAAGTGACTCGCACCGACGGCCTGTTCGCCATCGGGCTTGGCAACCGCCGGGTAGAATTGTGGGTATCGCCAGAAAAGGCCGAACAGGTTGCGAAGATCCTGCAGACGACCACCCAAGCACCACTCAACGAATGGCTACTGGGCCAGATTCGTTCAGGGGTCGGCCAGGTATTCGGCGGGACGCGCGAGTTGTTCATCCCGCAGATGATCAACCTGCAAGCCGTAGGCGGCGTAAGTTTCAGGAAAGGCTGCTATACGGGGCAGGAAATCGTTGCGCGCATGCAGTACCTGGGCAAGCTCAAACGCAGGCTGCAACGCCTACGCGCAGACCTGCCAGGACACGTATTGCCGGAGCCAGGCAGTGAGCTGTTCTCCCCCGTGCATGACTCCAGTGTTGGCGAAGTTGTCCTCGCAGCAACCGACGCGGCAGGCTTCGAACTGCTGGCGGTACTGCAGGAAAACGCCGTGAGCGATGGCCGTATCCACCTCGGCGCACCGAACGGGATCGAGCTGAAGCTACTGGACCTGCCCTATGAACTGGACAGCGACCGGGAAATTCAGCGCTGACGAGCCGACGACGAGGAACAGCATGAGCAGCCTAGCGGAAAGAGTTCAGTGCGAACTGATTCAGGCCATCGAGAACGATGACCTGATTCTGCCTACGCTGCCGGAAGTGGCGCAGATGGTCCGCGAGGCTGCGTCCAACCCTGAAATACGCACCAGCGAGCTGTGTCGGGTGATCGGCAACGATGCGGCCCTGAGCGCCCGTATCATCAAGGTGGTCAACAGCCCTCTGCTGCGGGCCAGCAAGGAAATCAACGACCTGCACGCAGCCATCAACCGCCTGGGCATCAACTACACGAGCAACCTGGCGACCGGCCTGGCCATGGAGCAGATGTTCCGGGCGACCACCGATGTGGTCAACCGGAAGATGCGCGAGGTCTGGAAGAAGAGCACCGAAATCGCCGGTATCAGCCATGTCCTGTGCAGAAAGCACGCCCGGCTGATGCCAGACCAGGCGACCCTGGCCGGCCTGCTCTACCAGATCGGCATCCTGCCCATCCTGACCTACGCAGAAGAGAATCGCGCCTTGCTGGCCGACGAGATCAGCCTCAACCATGTGATCGAGAAGATACACCCGACCCTCGGCGAAAAACTGCTGCGCACCTGGGAGTTCATCGACGGGATCGCCCTGGTGCCCACCCAGTACCAGGACTTCAACCGCGACTCCGGCTCACCGGACTACACCGACATCGTCCAGGTCGCCATCCTGCAGAGCTACCGAGGCACGTCACACCCTTATGCCAGCCTCCCCTGGGCCGAAGTACCGGCATTCCAAAAGCTGGGCATAGACCCTGTCAGCCAGTTCCGCCACGGCGACGAGTCCGACATCGACATCCAGGAAGCCAAACACCTGCTGCGCTGACAGCGCCCCAGAACGTCCGGCCTG is part of the Pseudomonas sp. ABC1 genome and encodes:
- a CDS encoding folate-binding protein YgfZ: MTDTASSCLLSHEGVLAVRGPDAGKFLQGQLTCNINYLKPEQSSLGARCTSKGRMQSSFRICSHEDGYLLAMARELLAPQLSDLGKYAVFSKCKLSDESEYWTRHGLFACEAQLAALDLTSPGVANQVTRTDGLFAIGLGNRRVELWVSPEKAEQVAKILQTTTQAPLNEWLLGQIRSGVGQVFGGTRELFIPQMINLQAVGGVSFRKGCYTGQEIVARMQYLGKLKRRLQRLRADLPGHVLPEPGSELFSPVHDSSVGEVVLAATDAAGFELLAVLQENAVSDGRIHLGAPNGIELKLLDLPYELDSDREIQR
- a CDS encoding HDOD domain-containing protein translates to MSSLAERVQCELIQAIENDDLILPTLPEVAQMVREAASNPEIRTSELCRVIGNDAALSARIIKVVNSPLLRASKEINDLHAAINRLGINYTSNLATGLAMEQMFRATTDVVNRKMREVWKKSTEIAGISHVLCRKHARLMPDQATLAGLLYQIGILPILTYAEENRALLADEISLNHVIEKIHPTLGEKLLRTWEFIDGIALVPTQYQDFNRDSGSPDYTDIVQVAILQSYRGTSHPYASLPWAEVPAFQKLGIDPVSQFRHGDESDIDIQEAKHLLR